A genomic segment from Phragmites australis chromosome 6, lpPhrAust1.1, whole genome shotgun sequence encodes:
- the LOC133922375 gene encoding monosaccharide-sensing protein 2-like, which produces MSGAVFVAIAASIGNLLQGWDNATIAGAVLYIKKEFKLESEPTVEGLIVAMSLIGATIITTFSGPVSDWIGRRPMLILSSILYFVSSLIMLWSPNVYVLLLARLIDGFGIGLAVTLVPLYISETAPPEIRGLLNTLPQFSGSGGMFFSYCMVFGMSLLPSPDWRIMLGVLAVPSLFFFGLTMFYLPESPRWLVSKGRMAEAKKVLQRLRGKEDVSGEMALLVEGLEVGGDTSIEEYIIGPATEPADDHVSDGDKEQITLYGPEEGQSWIARPSKGPSMLGSVLSLTSRHGSMVNQSLSLMDPIVTLFGSVHENMPHAGGSMRSTLFPNFGSMFSVTDQHHKTEQWDENLHRDDEEYASDGAAGDYDDNVHSPLLSRQTTSVEGKDIAHHGHHGSALNMRRRSLLDEGGEAASSTGIGGGWQLAWKWSEREGEDGKKEGGFKRIYLHQEGGPGSRRGSVLSLPGGGDAHEGGELIHAAALVSQSALYSKDVMEQRMAGPATIHPSAAAAKGPSWKDLFEPGVRRALLVGVGIQILQQFAGINGVLYYTPQILEQAGVAVLLSNLGLSSASASILISSLTTLLMLPSIGLAMRLMDISGRRFLLLGTIPVLIASLVILVVSNVIDLGTVPHAVLSTVSVIIYFCCFVMGFGPIPNILCAEIFPTRVRGLCIAICALTFWLGDIIVTYSLPVMLNAIGLAGVFGIYAVVCAIAFVFVFLKVPETKGMPLEVITEFFAVGAKQAAAKA; this is translated from the exons ATGTCGGGGGCTGTTTTTGTAGCAATCGCGGCTTCAATCGGCAATCTGCTTCAGGGGTGGGACAATGCCACCATTGCAG GTGCTGTTTTGTATATAAAGAAGGAATTCAAACTAGAAAGTGAGCCTACTGTGGAGGGGCTGATTGTGGCCATGTCACTCATTGGTGCCACTATCATCACAACATTCTCTGGGCCGGTATCAGACTGGATTGGCCGGCGCCCTATGCTCATCCTCTCTTCAATTCTGTACTTTGTCAGCAGCCTCATTATGCTATGGTCCCCGAATGTCTATGTACTACTGCTGGCACGTCTTATAGATGGATTCGGTATCGGTTTGGCTGTCACTCTTGTGCCTTTGTACATTTCAGAAACAGCTCCTCCAGAGATTAGAGGCCTGCTGAATACACTGCCGCAGTTCAGTGGGTCAGGAGGGATGTTCTTCTCATACTGCATGGTGTTCGGGATGTCACTGTTGCCATCACCTGATTGGAGAATTATGCTTGGGGTTCTCGCGGTACCTTCATTGTTTTTCTTTGGATTGACTATGTTTTATCTGCCTGAATCCCCAAGATGGCTTGTCAGCAAAGGGCGGATGGCAGAGGCAAAGAAGGTGTTGCAAAGATTACGTGGGAAGGAAGATGTCTCGG GCGAAATGGCTCTTCTCGTTGAAGGGTTGGAGGTTGGAGGGGACACCTCCATTGAAGAGTACATCATTGGCCCTGCCACCGAGCCAGCTGATGACCATGTCTCCGATGGGGATAAAGAACAAATAACGCTATATGGGCCTGAAGAGGGCCAATCATGGATTGCTCGACCTTCTAAGGGACCCAGCATGCTTGGAAGTGTGCTTTCTCTCACATCTCGTCATGGCAGCATGGTGAACCAGAGTTTATCCCTTATGGATCCAATTGTCACGCTTTTTGGGAGTGTCCATGAGAACATGCCTCACGCTGGAGGAAGTATGAGGAGCACACTGTTTCCGAACTTTGGCAGTATGTTCAGCGTCACAGATCAGCACCACAAAACCGAGCAGTGGGACGAGAACCTTCATAGGGATGACGAGGAATATGCATCTGATGGTGCTGCAGGTGACTATGATGACAATGTCCATAGCCCACTGCTGTCCCGACAGACTACAAGTGTGGAAGGGAAGGACATTGCACACCACGGTCACCATGGAAGTGCTCTGAATATGAGAAGGAGAAGCCTCTTGGATGAGGGCGGTGAGGCAGCGAGCAGCACTGGTATTGGTGGGGGATGGCAGCTCGCATGGAAATGGTCAGAGCGAGAAGGTGAGGATGGTAAGAAGGAAGGGGGTTTCAAAAGAATCTACTTACACCAAGAGGGAGGCCCTGGCTCAAGAAGAGGCTCTGTTCTTTCCCTTCCTGGTGGAGGTGATGCTCATGAAGGTGGTGAGCTCATACATGCTGCTGCTTTGGTCAGCCAGTCAGCACTTTACTCGAAGGATGTTATGGAACAGCGCATGGCCGGTCCAGCTACGATTCACCCATCGGCAGCAGCCGCCAAAGGTCCAAGCTGGAAAGATCTGTTTGAACCTGGTGTGAGACGTGCTCTGTTGGTCGGTGTTGGAATTCAGATCCTTCAACAG TTTGCTGGAATAAATGGGGTTCTTTACTACACTCCGCAAATTCTTGAGCAAGCTGGTGTGGCAGTACTTCTTTCCAATCTTGGCCTCAGTTCGGCATCAGCATCCATCTTAATTAGTTCTCTCACTACCCTACTGATGCTCCCTAGCATTGGTTTAGCCATGAGACTTATGGATATTTCTGGAAGAAG ATTCCTGCTTCTAGGCACAATTCCAGTCTTGATAGCATCTTTAGTTATTCTGGTTGTGTCCAATGTTATCGATCTGGGTACAGTGCCCCATGCTGTGCTCTCCACAGTTAGTGTCATCATCTACTTCTGCTGCTTCGTCATGGGCTTTGGTCCCATCCCCAACATTCTATGTGCGGAGATTTTTCCAACCAGGGTTCGTGGCCTGTGCATTGCCATCTGCGCCTTGACATTTTGGTTGGGAGACATTATTGTCACCTACAGTCTTCCTGTGATGCTGAATGCCATTGGCCTAGCAGGCGTGTTTGGCATATACGCAGTTGTCTGCGCGATCGCCTTTGTGTTCGTCTTCCTTAAGGTCCCTGAGACAAAGGGCATGCCACTCGAGGTCATCACTGAGTTCTTTGCTGTTGGTGCAAAGCAAGCGGCTGCAAAGGCCTAA
- the LOC133922374 gene encoding kinesin-like protein KIN-14D isoform X1, whose product MKSSSLDNAPTQSLLGVVNSILDESIERKNGQIPYRIACLLRKVIVEIERRISTQAGHIRNQNNLIKAREEKYQSRIRVLEALAGGASGQTHMEKDKLESKGQLAEEDVARLMKYEEEVLRLMKEKEDMVRLLKEKEDMVRLLKEKEDMVRLLKEKEDMVNLENVEVNSTHQVVDENKDILLKEKGDTVVRLTKEKEEMVRLLKEKEDIIRLMKEDGAAVDLKNDKVEDTQQTVDENKDRLLKEKDDTVVRLTNEKEEMVRLLKEKEDIIGLMKEKIEDRKQTTDEDKDRLIQENNGIVIRLTTEKEEIINLLKEKEDIIRLMKEKEDMSLSMKKEDMADLKKANVEDRKQSIDEDADRSFKEKSEIIRLIKEKEDSSNTIMKLKQELESLRSSYEESCKLLVSKKEDITKLVTDKEMNDKIILQLRKELNTTKNLHETHSQQLETRAAKANKEFELKIKEVELMLEDSTRRRRELEVLSESRFQFWKQKEIVVNQFVGLQIKHAQDLRLSSVSVRHEILNCQKIWFEELAGLGQNLKVVTSNAEKYHATLAENRKLFNEIQELKGNIRVYCRVRPFRPGEDEKSTSVEYIGDNGELILSNPTKKGKDGSKNFTFNKVFGPTSTQDAVFKDIQPLIRSVLDGYNVCIFAYGQTGSGKTYTMMGPEKATEKEWGVNYRALNDLFNISHDRGDTVTYELGVQMIEIYNEQIRDLLGTGGSQKKIGIQNTTQPNGLAVPDATMCPVSSTSHVIELMQTGHNNRAMSATALNERSSRSHSVVTIHVQGQDFKTGNSLRGALHLVDLAGSERVDRSAVTGDRLKEAQHINKSLAALGDVIFSLSQKNAHVPYRNSKLTQVLQTSLGAARTNKEGKDVRELTEQLSLLKDTISKKDDEIDRLQLLNSTTSRLKSTRNVDSLLKHSSSSPGMTSLGKVTSVGSGAASDLDNFSETSDKHSEAGSMLSIDDTRQLGQNSADPEISARGDVDSDGRLSDVSDEGISTGAETDSSVNSAADQEKEKNAAKERFTKAVNRIQKLTVPKAVQASSLRSKARDPSAPKPSATTGVRRSTTTQATPSARASSTSKRVP is encoded by the exons ATGAAATCCTCAAGCTTGGAT AATGCACCCACTCAGTCACTTCTGGGTGTTGTGAACAGCATCCTTGACGAGAGCATCGAGAGGAAGAATGGACAAATACCTTAT CGTATTGCTTGCTTGCTGAGAAAGGTCATAGTGGAAATTGAAAGGCGTATTTCTACTCAGGCTGGGCATATACGGAAC CAAAATAACCTGATTAAAGCTCGCGAAGAGAAGTATCAGTCGAGGATAAGAGTCCTAGAGGCACTAGCTGGTGGGGCAAGTGGGCAAACACAT ATGGAGAAAGACAAACTCGAAAGCAAGGGACAACTAGCTGAGGAAGATGTGGCTAGGTTAATGAAGTATGAGGAAGAAGTGCTAAGATTgatgaaagaaaaggaagatatGGTTAGGCTGCTTAAGGAGAAGGAAGATATGGTCAGGTTGCTGAAGGAAAAGGAAGATATGGTTAGATTGTTGAAGGAGAAGGAAGATATGGTTAACTTGGAAAATGTCGAAGTTAATAGTACACACCAAGTAGTAGATGAGAATAAAGATATATTACTTAAGGAGAAGGGTGATACTGTAGTTAGGTTGacaaaagagaaggaagagatGGTTAGGTTGTTGAAGGAGAAGGAAGATATAATTAGACTAATGAAGGAGGATGGAGCTGCGGTTGACTTGAAAAATGACAAAGTTGAAGACACACAGCAAACAGTAGATGAGAATAAAGATAGGTTACTTAAAGAGAAGGATGATACAGTAGTTAGATTAACAAATGAGAAAGAAGAGATGGTTAGGTTGTTGAAGGAGAAGGAAGATATAATTGGACTAATGAAGGAAAAGATTGAGGATAGAAAGCAAACAAcagatgaagataaagatagGTTGATTCAGGAGAACAATGGTATCGTGATTAGGTTAACAACTGAGAAGGAAGAGATTATTAATTTACTGAAAGAGAAGGAAGATATAATTAGATTGATGAAGGAGAAAGAGGACATGTCCTTGTCAATGAAGAAGGAAGATATGGCTGACTTGAAGAAAGCCAACGTTGAAGACAGAAAGCAATCAATAGATGAAGATGCAGACAGGTCCTTTAAGGAGAAGAGTGAAATAATTAGGTTGATAAAGGAAAAGGAGGATAGCAGCAATACAATTATGAAACTGAAGCAAGAATTGGAATCATTAAGATCTTCATATGAGGAGAGCTGCAAGTTGTTAGTATCTAAGAAGGAAGATATAACTAAGCTTGTCACAGACAAGGAAATgaatgataaaataattttgcaaCTCAGGAAAGAACTTAACACAACAAAAAATCTGCACGAGACACATAGTCAGCAATTAGAGACAAGGGCTGCCAAAGCAAATAAGGAGTTTGAACTGAAGATAAAAGAAGTAGAGCTGATGCTAGAAGATTCTACCAGGAGAAGACGAGAACTCGAGGTATTATCGGAATCTAGATTCCAATTTTGGAAGCAGAAAGAAATAGTGGTCAACCAATTTGTGGGTTTGCAAATAAAGCATGCTCAG GATTTGAGGCTATCTTCTGTTTCCGTTAGGCATGAAATCCTAAACTGTCAAAAAATATGGTTTGAAGAACTGGCTGGTCTCG GACAAAACCTTAAGGTGGTAACAAGTAATGCAGAAAAATATCatgcaactcttgcagaaaatAGGAAACTATTCAACGAGATCCAGGAACTAAAAG GAAATATCAGAGTTTATTGTCGGGTGAGACCTTTTCGACCCGGGGAAGATGAGAAGTCCACTTCAGTTGAATATATTGGCGACAATGGTGAACTGATTTTATCAAATCCTACAAAGAAGGGAAAGGATGGGAGCAAGAATTTTACATTTAACAAAGTTTTTGGCCCTACAAGTACACAAG ATGCGGTATTCAAGGATATTCAACCGTTGATTAGATCAGTTCTTGATGGTTACAATGTTTGCATTTTTGCGTATGGTCAAACTGGATCAGGAAAAACCTACACTATG ATGGGACCTGAAAAGGCAACTGAGAAGGAATGGGGTGTCAACTATAGAGCACTAAATGACCTTTTCAATATCTCCCATGATCGGGGAGACACAGTTACGTATGAACTTGGTGTTCAAATGATTGAGATCTACAATGAGCAAATCCGTGATCTCCTTGGTACTGGCGGTTCGCAGAAGAA AATAGGGATCCAGAATACTACCCAGCCCAATGGATTAGCTGTTCCCGATGCAACAATGTGTCCTGTTAGCTCAACTTCTCATGTTATCGAGCTAATGCAAACAGGGCACAACAACAGAGCCATGAGTGCGACAGCTTTGAATGAGAGAAGCAGCAGATCTCACAG TGTTGTGACCATTCATGTCCAAGGCCAGGATTTTAAAACAGGGAACAGTTTGCGCGGTGCTCTGCATCTTGTGGACCTTGCTGGAAGTGAGAGGGTGGACCGATCTGCAGTTACAGGAGACAGGCTTAAAGAAGCACAGCACATCAACAAGTCTTTGGCTGCTCTGGGGGATGTCATCTTTTCTTTGTCACAAAAGAATGCTCACGTACCTTACAGAAATAGCAAGCTTACACAAGTCTTGCAAACTTCTTTGG GTGCTGCAAGGACCAATAAGGAGGGCAAAGATGTCAGAGAATTAACAGAACAG CTTTCGTTGCTCAAAGATACCATTTCAAAGAAGGATGACGAAATTGACCGGTTACAACTACTCAATAGTACCACCTCCCGATTGAAGTCTACAAGGAATGTTGATTCCCTGCTGAAACAttcctcctcttctccgggCATGACATCCCTAGGGAAGGTGACTAGTGTTGGCAGTGGGGCAGCTTCTGATCTTGACAACTTTTCTGAAACCAGTGACAAGCATTCAGAAGCCGGGTCCATGCTCTCTATTGATGATACCCGGCAGCTGGGTCAGAACTCTGCTGATCCTGAGATTTCTGCCCGTGGTGATGTTGATTCAGATGGAAGGTTAAGTGATGTATCTGATGAGGGTATTTCCACGGGTGCAGAAACTGATAGTTCAGTAAACAGTGCGGCGGaccaagaaaaagagaaaaatgctGCAAAAGAGCGGTT TACCAAAGCAGTAAATCGAATCCAGAAGCTAACAGTCCCAAAAGCTGTCCAAGCATCAAGCTTGCGGTCTAAAGCAAGAGATCCTTCTGCTCCTAAACCTTCAG CGACAACAGGTGTGCGAAGAAGTACAACTACTCAAGCAACTCCCTCAGCAAGAGCTAGTAGCACTTCAAAACGAGTACCATAG
- the LOC133922374 gene encoding kinesin-like protein KIN-14D isoform X2 has protein sequence MSLREPKAAPDPSRRRADAVGWLRSLFPDLPLPPQASDDDLRAALASGRLLCALLRRLYPGALLDDAATDNVGRFRAAVERMGVPTFSAYDLERGEMSAVITCTLALKDRFASRAGEDRSSTFLTRGDSEGSRKYIEAKLQRVLTSPIMSEPSSPSLGADLFSPSRTLQLKQGYSDLPGCKISDLMKSSSLDNAPTQSLLGVVNSILDESIERKNGQIPYRIACLLRKVIVEIERRISTQAGHIRNQNNLIKAREEKYQSRIRVLEALAGGASGQTHMEKDKLESKGQLAEEDVARLMKYEEEVLRLMKEKEDMVRLLKEKEDMVRLLKEKEDMVRLLKEKEDMVNLENVEVNSTHQVVDENKDILLKEKGDTVVRLTKEKEEMVRLLKEKEDIIRLMKEDGAAVDLKNDKVEDTQQTVDENKDRLLKEKDDTVVRLTNEKEEMVRLLKEKEDIIGLMKEKIEDRKQTTDEDKDRLIQENNGIVIRLTTEKEEIINLLKEKEDIIRLMKEKEDMSLSMKKEDMADLKKANVEDRKQSIDEDADRSFKEKSEIIRLIKEKEDSSNTIMKLKQELESLRSSYEESCKLLVSKKEDITKLVTDKEMNDKIILQLRKELNTTKNLHETHSQQLETRAAKANKEFELKIKEVELMLEDSTRRRRELEVLSESRFQFWKQKEIVVNQFVGLQIKHAQDLRLSSVSVRHEILNCQKIWFEELAGLGQNLKVVTSNAEKYHATLAENRKLFNEIQELKGNIRVYCRVRPFRPGEDEKSTSVEYIGDNGELILSNPTKKGKDGSKNFTFNKVFGPTSTQDAVFKDIQPLIRSVLDGYNVCIFAYGQTGSGKTYTMMGPEKATEKEWGVNYRALNDLFNISHDRGDTVTYELGVQMIEIYNEQIRDLLGTGGSQKKIGIQNTTQPNGLAVPDATMCPVSSTSHVIELMQTGHNNRAMSATALNERSSRSHSVVTIHVQGQDFKTGNSLRGALHLVDLAGSERVDRSAVTGDRLKEAQHINKSLAALGDVIFSLSQKNAHVPYRNSKLTQVLQTSLGGHAKTLMFVQVNPDVSSYTETLSTLKFAERVSGVELGAARTNKEGKDVRELTEQLSLLKDTISKKDDEIDRLQLLNSTTSRLKSTRNVDSLLKHSSSSPGMTSLGKVTSVGSGAASDLDNFSETSDKHSEAGSMLSIDDTRQLGQNSADPEISARGDVDSDGRLSDVSDEGISTGAETDSSVNSAADQEKEKNAAKERFTKAVNRIQKLTVPKAVQASSLRSKARDPSAPKPSATTGVRRSTTTQATPSARASSTSKRVP, from the exons ATGTCCCTCCGCGAACCCAAAGCCGCGCCGGACCCAT CGAGGCGGCGGGCGGATGCCGTCGGGTGGCTGCGCTCGCTGTTCCCGGACCTGCCGCTGCCGCCACAGGCTTCCGACGACGACCTGCGTGCCGCGCTCGCCAGCGGCAGGCTGCTCTGCGCGCTCCTCCGGAGGCTCTACCCTGGCGCCCTGCTGGACGACGCCGCGACAGACAATGTCGGCAGGTTCCGCGCCGCCGTCGAGCGGATGGGCGTGCCCACCTTCAGCGCCTACGACCTCGAGAGG GGTGAAATGTCAGCTGTCATTACCTGCACTCTCGCCCTAAAGGATCGGTTCGCATCGCGCGCCGGCGAAGACCGGAGCTCTACCTTCCTGACCAGGGGCGATAGCGAAGGAAGTAGAAAGTACATAGAAGCCAAGCTGCAAAGGGTACTCACAAGCCCCATTATGTCAG AACCATCCTCTCCCTCGTTAGGGGCCGATCTGTTTTCCCCGTCACGGACACTTCAGCTTAAACAAGGATATTCTGATCTTCCTGGTTGTAAAATCTCAGACTTGATGAAATCCTCAAGCTTGGAT AATGCACCCACTCAGTCACTTCTGGGTGTTGTGAACAGCATCCTTGACGAGAGCATCGAGAGGAAGAATGGACAAATACCTTAT CGTATTGCTTGCTTGCTGAGAAAGGTCATAGTGGAAATTGAAAGGCGTATTTCTACTCAGGCTGGGCATATACGGAAC CAAAATAACCTGATTAAAGCTCGCGAAGAGAAGTATCAGTCGAGGATAAGAGTCCTAGAGGCACTAGCTGGTGGGGCAAGTGGGCAAACACAT ATGGAGAAAGACAAACTCGAAAGCAAGGGACAACTAGCTGAGGAAGATGTGGCTAGGTTAATGAAGTATGAGGAAGAAGTGCTAAGATTgatgaaagaaaaggaagatatGGTTAGGCTGCTTAAGGAGAAGGAAGATATGGTCAGGTTGCTGAAGGAAAAGGAAGATATGGTTAGATTGTTGAAGGAGAAGGAAGATATGGTTAACTTGGAAAATGTCGAAGTTAATAGTACACACCAAGTAGTAGATGAGAATAAAGATATATTACTTAAGGAGAAGGGTGATACTGTAGTTAGGTTGacaaaagagaaggaagagatGGTTAGGTTGTTGAAGGAGAAGGAAGATATAATTAGACTAATGAAGGAGGATGGAGCTGCGGTTGACTTGAAAAATGACAAAGTTGAAGACACACAGCAAACAGTAGATGAGAATAAAGATAGGTTACTTAAAGAGAAGGATGATACAGTAGTTAGATTAACAAATGAGAAAGAAGAGATGGTTAGGTTGTTGAAGGAGAAGGAAGATATAATTGGACTAATGAAGGAAAAGATTGAGGATAGAAAGCAAACAAcagatgaagataaagatagGTTGATTCAGGAGAACAATGGTATCGTGATTAGGTTAACAACTGAGAAGGAAGAGATTATTAATTTACTGAAAGAGAAGGAAGATATAATTAGATTGATGAAGGAGAAAGAGGACATGTCCTTGTCAATGAAGAAGGAAGATATGGCTGACTTGAAGAAAGCCAACGTTGAAGACAGAAAGCAATCAATAGATGAAGATGCAGACAGGTCCTTTAAGGAGAAGAGTGAAATAATTAGGTTGATAAAGGAAAAGGAGGATAGCAGCAATACAATTATGAAACTGAAGCAAGAATTGGAATCATTAAGATCTTCATATGAGGAGAGCTGCAAGTTGTTAGTATCTAAGAAGGAAGATATAACTAAGCTTGTCACAGACAAGGAAATgaatgataaaataattttgcaaCTCAGGAAAGAACTTAACACAACAAAAAATCTGCACGAGACACATAGTCAGCAATTAGAGACAAGGGCTGCCAAAGCAAATAAGGAGTTTGAACTGAAGATAAAAGAAGTAGAGCTGATGCTAGAAGATTCTACCAGGAGAAGACGAGAACTCGAGGTATTATCGGAATCTAGATTCCAATTTTGGAAGCAGAAAGAAATAGTGGTCAACCAATTTGTGGGTTTGCAAATAAAGCATGCTCAG GATTTGAGGCTATCTTCTGTTTCCGTTAGGCATGAAATCCTAAACTGTCAAAAAATATGGTTTGAAGAACTGGCTGGTCTCG GACAAAACCTTAAGGTGGTAACAAGTAATGCAGAAAAATATCatgcaactcttgcagaaaatAGGAAACTATTCAACGAGATCCAGGAACTAAAAG GAAATATCAGAGTTTATTGTCGGGTGAGACCTTTTCGACCCGGGGAAGATGAGAAGTCCACTTCAGTTGAATATATTGGCGACAATGGTGAACTGATTTTATCAAATCCTACAAAGAAGGGAAAGGATGGGAGCAAGAATTTTACATTTAACAAAGTTTTTGGCCCTACAAGTACACAAG ATGCGGTATTCAAGGATATTCAACCGTTGATTAGATCAGTTCTTGATGGTTACAATGTTTGCATTTTTGCGTATGGTCAAACTGGATCAGGAAAAACCTACACTATG ATGGGACCTGAAAAGGCAACTGAGAAGGAATGGGGTGTCAACTATAGAGCACTAAATGACCTTTTCAATATCTCCCATGATCGGGGAGACACAGTTACGTATGAACTTGGTGTTCAAATGATTGAGATCTACAATGAGCAAATCCGTGATCTCCTTGGTACTGGCGGTTCGCAGAAGAA AATAGGGATCCAGAATACTACCCAGCCCAATGGATTAGCTGTTCCCGATGCAACAATGTGTCCTGTTAGCTCAACTTCTCATGTTATCGAGCTAATGCAAACAGGGCACAACAACAGAGCCATGAGTGCGACAGCTTTGAATGAGAGAAGCAGCAGATCTCACAG TGTTGTGACCATTCATGTCCAAGGCCAGGATTTTAAAACAGGGAACAGTTTGCGCGGTGCTCTGCATCTTGTGGACCTTGCTGGAAGTGAGAGGGTGGACCGATCTGCAGTTACAGGAGACAGGCTTAAAGAAGCACAGCACATCAACAAGTCTTTGGCTGCTCTGGGGGATGTCATCTTTTCTTTGTCACAAAAGAATGCTCACGTACCTTACAGAAATAGCAAGCTTACACAAGTCTTGCAAACTTCTTTGG GCGGGCATGCAAAGACCCTAATGTTTGTGCAGGTCAACCCAGATGTTTCGTCTTACACCGAGACTTTAAGTACTCTGAAATTTGCTGAACGTGTGTCTGGGGTGGAATTAGGTGCTGCAAGGACCAATAAGGAGGGCAAAGATGTCAGAGAATTAACAGAACAG CTTTCGTTGCTCAAAGATACCATTTCAAAGAAGGATGACGAAATTGACCGGTTACAACTACTCAATAGTACCACCTCCCGATTGAAGTCTACAAGGAATGTTGATTCCCTGCTGAAACAttcctcctcttctccgggCATGACATCCCTAGGGAAGGTGACTAGTGTTGGCAGTGGGGCAGCTTCTGATCTTGACAACTTTTCTGAAACCAGTGACAAGCATTCAGAAGCCGGGTCCATGCTCTCTATTGATGATACCCGGCAGCTGGGTCAGAACTCTGCTGATCCTGAGATTTCTGCCCGTGGTGATGTTGATTCAGATGGAAGGTTAAGTGATGTATCTGATGAGGGTATTTCCACGGGTGCAGAAACTGATAGTTCAGTAAACAGTGCGGCGGaccaagaaaaagagaaaaatgctGCAAAAGAGCGGTT TACCAAAGCAGTAAATCGAATCCAGAAGCTAACAGTCCCAAAAGCTGTCCAAGCATCAAGCTTGCGGTCTAAAGCAAGAGATCCTTCTGCTCCTAAACCTTCAG CGACAACAGGTGTGCGAAGAAGTACAACTACTCAAGCAACTCCCTCAGCAAGAGCTAGTAGCACTTCAAAACGAGTACCATAG